One window from the genome of Musa acuminata AAA Group cultivar baxijiao chromosome BXJ1-4, Cavendish_Baxijiao_AAA, whole genome shotgun sequence encodes:
- the LOC103980443 gene encoding pentatricopeptide repeat-containing protein At2g13600-like has translation MSNTTLLKEAQRFHAALLTSGFRNHAYRCNLLLRAYARCGALSHARSLLLQMPLPTLVSFNTLLSGFVRSGRIDDAIDLFDAMPATDAHSYNTVICGLVRIHRVREAFARFLRMARSHVRPDDFTCSTIVACCDLSGGRQLHALMVKVASLTSDPFAGTNLLRMYGDAGEMCDARKVFDEMGHRDLTSWNVLIDCYFKSGMGELCIKIFVEMVRDRIRLDEFTLATVMNELASCSSVSKGMQVHSLVVRAGFIMDRFCCNALLNLYSKGGFVSSAMKLFDDMTDPDVVSWTIMISGLEVGGHIIDAFEVFNSMRMAEVEPNSFTFGTLIGCCANVNAFDIGKQFHALVLKNGLELDVVVGSTIVNMYSKCGEITDALRLFQSLPERDIVSWNGVICGLAQNGEATTALQLFDEMVQLRLNGIMPNHVTFVGVLTACSRAGLIRKGCSIFNDMVDVYSCEPQAEHYACMVDLFARSGLLEEAEVIIQSLSTEPNIILWGALLGACKSRGNLVMAKRIVKRLYVSEPMNSSDYVLLANLYAANKEWDDVFKVRNKISTIGVQKVAGSSWVEIRGKVYSFTSGDAHNAET, from the coding sequence ATGAGCAATACGACGTTGCTGAAAGAAGCTCAAAGGTTTCATGCCGCCTTGCTTACATCTGGCTTCCGAAATCACGCCTACCGTTGCAACCTGCTGCTCCGCGCCTACGCTCGATGCGGCGCCCTCTCCCACGCCCGTTCCCTCCTACTCCAAATGCCCCTCCCCACCCTCGTCTCCTTCAACACCCTCCTCTCTGGCTTCGTCCGCTCCGGCCGCATCGACGACGCCATCGACCTATTCGACGCCATGCCGGCCACCGATGCTCACTCTTACAACACCGTCATCTGCGGTCTCGTCCGCATCCACCGCGTCCGGGAAGCCTTCGCTCGTTTCCTCCGCATGGCCCGCAGTCATGTCAGGCCCGACGACTTCACCTGCTCGACGATCGTCGCTTGCTGCGATCTGTCTGGGGGGCGACAGCTCCATGCGCTGATGGTGAAGGTCGCGTCGCTGACTTCAGACCCTTTTGCTGGCACCAATCTGCTGAGGATGTACGGGGACGCGGGTGAGATGTGTGACGCAAGGAAGGTGTTTGATGAAATGGGTCACCGGGACCTGACGTCGTGGAATGTATTGATAGATTGTTATTTTAAATCTGGGATGGGCGAATTATGCATCAAGATATTCGTGGAGATGGTCAGGGATCGAATTCGACTGGATGAGTTCACTTTAGCAACTGTTATGAACGAACTTGCAAGCTGCTCGTCGGTGAGCAAAGGCATGCAGGTGCATTCATTGGTCGTGAGAGCCGGGTTTATTATGGATCGTTTCTGTTGCAATGCTTTGTTGAATTTGTACTCTAAGGGAGGATTTGTTAGTTCGGCCATGAAATTGTTCGATGATATGACTGATCCAGATGTGGTTTCTTGGACCATCATGATTTCAGGTCTAGAGGTGGGTGGCCATATCATTGATGCTTTTGAGGTTTTCAATTCGATGCGGATGGCTGAAGTGGAGCCTAACTCTTTCACTTTTGGTACTTTGATTGGTTGCTGTGCAAATGTTAATGCATTTGATATTGGAAAGCAATTTCATGCCCTTGTTCTTAAGAATGGGTTGGAACTTGATGTTGTTGTAGGGAGCACAATTGTGAATATGTACTCAAAATGTGGTGAGATAACTGATGCTCTGAGACTCTTCCAGAGCTTGCCTGAGAGGGATATCGTTTCCTGGAATGGTGTTATTTGTGGGCTTGCTCAGAACGGAGAAGCTACCACAGCCCTACAATTATTTGATGAGATGGTTCAATTACGCCTGAATGGCATAATGCCAAATCATGTCACTTTTGTCGGTGTCTTGACTGCATGCTCCAGAGCAGGGCTCATCCGCAAGGGTTGCAGCATCTTCAATGACATGGTTGATGTGTACTCATGTGAGCCCCAAGCTGAGCATTATGCTTGTATGGTCGACTTATTTGCACGCTCAGGATTACTGGAAGAAGCAGAGGTTATTATTCAATCCTTGTCGACTGAGCCTAACATTATACTCTGGGGAGCACTACTTGGAGCATGCAAAAGCCGTGGAAATCTTGTCATGGCAAAGCGCATTGTAAAACGACTTTATGTGTCTGAACCAATGAACTCATCCGATTATGTGCTTCTCGCGAATCTGTATGCTGCTAACAAAGAGTGGGATGATGTGTTCAAGGTTAGAAATAAGATCTCTACAATTGGAGTTCAAAAAGTAGCTGGGAGTAGTTGGGTTGAAATCAGGGGAAAAGTTTATTCTTTTACATCAGGTGATGCACATAATGCAGAGACCTAA
- the LOC103980441 gene encoding structural maintenance of chromosomes protein 5 isoform X2, with translation MVHWFCSLISRGVAVPKRDVITIIQKFNIQVNNLTQFLPQDRVCEFAKLTPIQLLEETEKAVGNPDLPVQHQELIEKSGQIKKLEVSVRQNRDTLNQLKTLNAELEKDVERVRQRQKLLDFVDLMKKKLPWLKYDMKKMEYMEAKKQETEAKKKMDKAAKILNDLKRPIEEWKKEKAMHESTSKKICNQVTDNAKKRMEVFERESEMVVQVRGKYAEMEELRRHEESCQQRITKAKEDLLAAEKELADNPIYEAPTDEIERIGNQILELRINANEVKSQRKEKENILLQKKLILKQYIDRLKEMENNNNKLLQALRNSGSDKIFEAYKWVQEHRSELRKEVYGPVLLEVNVPDLLHASYLERHVPNYIWKSFITQDSADRDFLVRNLKSYDIPILNYVEGRGINRVLFQVSHEMRELGIYNRLDQVFEAPDAVKDVLISQAALEKSYIGSRDTDRRADEVSRLGILDLWTPESHYRWSMSRYGGHISALVNSVPPSHLFSCSVDVGDLEKLKSTKVELEQVIGELEGSLKMLQAQQRQLEDEEANLHKQQDQITQSYKLAKKKRCDLERLVVQRRCKLDSLNKEDDLELGTKKLIDQAAKLTEKRFQMAIKIKNSLIEAVSLKWKCAEKHMMSLELDGKIREMETDLKQHEKSALVATTHFGNCKKETEQCKEQLRDAKRHAESVAIITEDLGQEFLKMPGTIEELEAAIQDNISEANSILFLNQNILEEYENRQCKIDAIAAKLEVDDKELSRYLREIDTLKENWLPTLRNLVAKINDTFSRNFQEMAVAGEVSLDEHDMDFDMYGILIKVKFRQSGQLQVLSAHHQSGGERSVSTILYLVSLQDLTNCPFRVVDEINQGMDPINERKMFQQLVRAASQPNTPQCFLLTPKLLPDLEYSNACSILNIMNGPWIEKPAKVWSGGQCWRAVMGLTGESVS, from the exons ATGGTTCACTGGTTTTGCAGTTTAATTTCCAGAG GTGTGGCAGTGCCAAAAAGGGATGTTATTACGATTATTCAAAAGTTCAATATCCAAGTTAACAATTTGACGCAA TTCTTGCCCCAAGATCGTGTATGCGAGTTTGCTAAGCTGACGCCAATACAATTATTAGAAGAAACAGAAAAAGCTGTTGGTAATCCTGACTTGCCAGTCCAGCATCAAGAACTTATTGAGAAAAGTGGTCAAATCAAGAAACTTGAAGTG AGTGTGAGGCAGAATAGAGATACTCTAAATCAGCTTAAGACCCTCAATGCTGAGCTAGAGAAAGATGTAGAACGTGTTCGCCAAAGGCAGAAACTTTTAGACTTC GTTGACTTGATGAAAAAGAAACTTCCATGGCTTAAATATGACATGAAGAAAATGGAATATATGGAAGCAAAGAAACAGGAGACTGAAGCTAAGAAAAAGATGGACAAAGCTGCTAAAATTTTGAATGATCTTAAAAGGCCTATAGA GGAATGGAAGAAAGAGAAAGCAATGCATGAATCAACTAGCAAGAAAATATGCAATCAAGTAACTGACAATGCAAAGAAACGCATGGAAGTTTTTGAGCGGGAAAGTGAAATG GTGGTGCAAGTGCGAGGAAAATATGCCGAAATGGAAGAGCTAAGAAGGCACGAAGAATCTTGTCAACAAAGGATCACAAAAGCAAAAGAAGATCTTCTTGCTGCTGAAAAGGAGCTTGCAGATAATCCAATTTATGAAGCTCCAACAGATGAAATT GAAAGAATAGGTAATCAAATACTTGAGCTCCGAATTAATGCAAATGAAGTGAAATCTcaaaggaaagagaaagaaaatatcTTACTTCAGAAGAAATTGATCTTGAAGCAGTACATTGACAG GTTAAAGGAGATGgaaaacaataacaacaaactTCTTCAAGCTTTACGAAATTCTGGTTCAGATAAAATATTCGAGGCTTACAAGTGGGTTCAAGAACATCGAAGTGAGCTAAGGAAAGAAGTATATGGACCTGTTCTCCTTGAG GTAAATGTTCCGGATCTGCTTCATGCCTCCTACTTGGAAAGGCATGTGCCTAACTACATATGGAAG TCATTCATTACTCAGGATTCAGCAGATAGAGATTTCCTAGTTAGAAATCTTAAATCATATGATATCCCAATTCTAAATTATGTGGAAGGTAGAGGCATCAATAGAGTGCTCTTTCAAGTTTCACATGAG ATGCGTGAGCTTGGTATCTACAATAGGCTTGATCAAGTTTTTGAAGCTCCTGATGCTGTTAAAGATGTTTTGATTAGCCAGGCTGCCTTGGAAAAATCT TACATTGGTTCGCGTGATACTGACCGGAGGGCAGATGAGGTGTCACGTCTAGGAATATTGGATTTGTGGACTCCAGAGAGTCACTATCGATGGTCCATGTCAAGATATGGTGGCCACATCTCAGCATTAGTCAACTCAGTCCCTCCCTCGCATCTTTTCTCGTGCA GTGTGGATGTTGGCGATTTAGAAAAGCTCAAGTCTACGAAGGTTGAGCTAGAACAAGTGATTGGGGAACTGGAAGGTAGCTTGAAAATGCTTCAGGCACAACAGAGACAATTAGAAGATGAAGAAGCTAATTTGCACAAACAACAG GATCAAATAACCCAATCTTACAAACTTGCGAAGAAGAAGCGCTGTGACCTGGAACGTCTTGTTG TACAAAGGAGATGCAAACTTGATTCCCTCAACAAAGAGGATGACCTGGAGTTAGGCACAAAAAAGCTTATTGATCAAGCTGCTAAGTTGACCGAGAAACGATTCCAAATGGCAATTAAAATTAAA AATTCACTGATTGAGGCAGTTTCTCTCAAATGGAAATGTGCTGAGAAGCACATGATGTCGTTGGAGCTTGATGGAAAG ATCAGAGAAATGGAGACTGATCTCAAGCAACATGAGAAGTCTGCTTTGGTAGCAACTACACATTTTGGCAATT GCAAAAAAGAAACTGAGCAGTGTAAAGAACAACTCCGTGATGCAAAGCGTCATGCTGAATCTGTTGCAATTATCACTGAAGATCTTGGTCAGGAATTCTTGAAG ATGCCAGGTACAATAGAGGAACTGGAAGCTGCAATCCAAGATAATATATCTGAAGCAAACTCGATTCTGTTTCTTAATCAGAATATTCTTGAAGAATATGAAAATCGTCAATGCAAG ATAGATGCCATAGCAGCTAAACTTGAGGTGGATGACAAGGAACTAAGTAGATATCTACGGGAGATAGATACTTTAAAG GAAAATTGGCTTCCCACATTGCGGAATCTTGTTGCCAAGATAAATGATACTTTTAGTCGTAACTTTCAAGAGATGGCTGTTGCTGGCGAGGTTTCACTTG ATGAGCATGACATGGATTTTGACATGTATGGAATACTTATAAAAGTGAAGTTCAG ACAATCTGGACAACTTCAAGTGCTGAGTGCCCATCACCAGTCTGGAGGG GAGCGCTCGGTTTCAACAATTCTTTATCTTGTTTCACTTCAAGATCTTACAAATTGCCCTTTCCGCGTGGTTGATGAGATAAATCAAG GAATGGATCCtataaatgaaagaaaaatgTTTCAACAACTTGTCAGAGCAGCCAGTCAACCGAATACACCTCA GTGTTTTTTGCTGACGCCGAAGTTGCTTCCTGATCTGGAATACAGTAATGCTTGTAGCATTTTGAATATCATGAATGGCCCCTGGATCGAGAAACCTGCGAAAG TGTGGAGCGGTGGTCAATGTTGGAGAGCGGTGATGGGTTTGACAGGAGAAAGCGTAAGTTGA
- the LOC103980441 gene encoding structural maintenance of chromosomes protein 5 isoform X1, translating into MAHRASKRSKLNQRGEDDYLPGNIVEIEIHNFMTYDHLKCQPGSRLNLVIGPNGSGKSSLVCAIALGLAGEPQLLGRASSVGAFVKRGEESGYIKISLRGETELEKIVITRKIDTSNRSEWAINGVAVPKRDVITIIQKFNIQVNNLTQFLPQDRVCEFAKLTPIQLLEETEKAVGNPDLPVQHQELIEKSGQIKKLEVSVRQNRDTLNQLKTLNAELEKDVERVRQRQKLLDFVDLMKKKLPWLKYDMKKMEYMEAKKQETEAKKKMDKAAKILNDLKRPIEEWKKEKAMHESTSKKICNQVTDNAKKRMEVFERESEMVVQVRGKYAEMEELRRHEESCQQRITKAKEDLLAAEKELADNPIYEAPTDEIERIGNQILELRINANEVKSQRKEKENILLQKKLILKQYIDRLKEMENNNNKLLQALRNSGSDKIFEAYKWVQEHRSELRKEVYGPVLLEVNVPDLLHASYLERHVPNYIWKSFITQDSADRDFLVRNLKSYDIPILNYVEGRGINRVLFQVSHEMRELGIYNRLDQVFEAPDAVKDVLISQAALEKSYIGSRDTDRRADEVSRLGILDLWTPESHYRWSMSRYGGHISALVNSVPPSHLFSCSVDVGDLEKLKSTKVELEQVIGELEGSLKMLQAQQRQLEDEEANLHKQQDQITQSYKLAKKKRCDLERLVVQRRCKLDSLNKEDDLELGTKKLIDQAAKLTEKRFQMAIKIKNSLIEAVSLKWKCAEKHMMSLELDGKIREMETDLKQHEKSALVATTHFGNCKKETEQCKEQLRDAKRHAESVAIITEDLGQEFLKMPGTIEELEAAIQDNISEANSILFLNQNILEEYENRQCKIDAIAAKLEVDDKELSRYLREIDTLKENWLPTLRNLVAKINDTFSRNFQEMAVAGEVSLDEHDMDFDMYGILIKVKFRQSGQLQVLSAHHQSGGERSVSTILYLVSLQDLTNCPFRVVDEINQGMDPINERKMFQQLVRAASQPNTPQCFLLTPKLLPDLEYSNACSILNIMNGPWIEKPAKVWSGGQCWRAVMGLTGESVS; encoded by the exons ATGGCGCACCGTGCTTCTAAACGCTCCAAGCTGAACCAGAG AGGGGAGGATGATTACTTGCCGGGCAACATCGTAGAGATCGAGATCCACAACTTCATGACCTACGACCACCTCAAGTGTCAGCCCGGCTCCCGCCTCAACCTGGTCATTGGTCCCAATGGCTCCGGAAAGAGTTCCCTTGTCTGCGCCATCGCACTAGGCCTCGCTGGAGAGCCCCAG CTTCTTGGAAGAGCTTCTAGTGTGGGGGCATTCGTGAAGCGGGGTGAGGAGTCCGGTTATATAAAGATATCTTTGAGAGGGGAGACTGAGCTGGAGAAGATTGTCATTACGAGGAAGATTGACACATCGAACAGGTCTGAGTGGGCCATTAACG GTGTGGCAGTGCCAAAAAGGGATGTTATTACGATTATTCAAAAGTTCAATATCCAAGTTAACAATTTGACGCAA TTCTTGCCCCAAGATCGTGTATGCGAGTTTGCTAAGCTGACGCCAATACAATTATTAGAAGAAACAGAAAAAGCTGTTGGTAATCCTGACTTGCCAGTCCAGCATCAAGAACTTATTGAGAAAAGTGGTCAAATCAAGAAACTTGAAGTG AGTGTGAGGCAGAATAGAGATACTCTAAATCAGCTTAAGACCCTCAATGCTGAGCTAGAGAAAGATGTAGAACGTGTTCGCCAAAGGCAGAAACTTTTAGACTTC GTTGACTTGATGAAAAAGAAACTTCCATGGCTTAAATATGACATGAAGAAAATGGAATATATGGAAGCAAAGAAACAGGAGACTGAAGCTAAGAAAAAGATGGACAAAGCTGCTAAAATTTTGAATGATCTTAAAAGGCCTATAGA GGAATGGAAGAAAGAGAAAGCAATGCATGAATCAACTAGCAAGAAAATATGCAATCAAGTAACTGACAATGCAAAGAAACGCATGGAAGTTTTTGAGCGGGAAAGTGAAATG GTGGTGCAAGTGCGAGGAAAATATGCCGAAATGGAAGAGCTAAGAAGGCACGAAGAATCTTGTCAACAAAGGATCACAAAAGCAAAAGAAGATCTTCTTGCTGCTGAAAAGGAGCTTGCAGATAATCCAATTTATGAAGCTCCAACAGATGAAATT GAAAGAATAGGTAATCAAATACTTGAGCTCCGAATTAATGCAAATGAAGTGAAATCTcaaaggaaagagaaagaaaatatcTTACTTCAGAAGAAATTGATCTTGAAGCAGTACATTGACAG GTTAAAGGAGATGgaaaacaataacaacaaactTCTTCAAGCTTTACGAAATTCTGGTTCAGATAAAATATTCGAGGCTTACAAGTGGGTTCAAGAACATCGAAGTGAGCTAAGGAAAGAAGTATATGGACCTGTTCTCCTTGAG GTAAATGTTCCGGATCTGCTTCATGCCTCCTACTTGGAAAGGCATGTGCCTAACTACATATGGAAG TCATTCATTACTCAGGATTCAGCAGATAGAGATTTCCTAGTTAGAAATCTTAAATCATATGATATCCCAATTCTAAATTATGTGGAAGGTAGAGGCATCAATAGAGTGCTCTTTCAAGTTTCACATGAG ATGCGTGAGCTTGGTATCTACAATAGGCTTGATCAAGTTTTTGAAGCTCCTGATGCTGTTAAAGATGTTTTGATTAGCCAGGCTGCCTTGGAAAAATCT TACATTGGTTCGCGTGATACTGACCGGAGGGCAGATGAGGTGTCACGTCTAGGAATATTGGATTTGTGGACTCCAGAGAGTCACTATCGATGGTCCATGTCAAGATATGGTGGCCACATCTCAGCATTAGTCAACTCAGTCCCTCCCTCGCATCTTTTCTCGTGCA GTGTGGATGTTGGCGATTTAGAAAAGCTCAAGTCTACGAAGGTTGAGCTAGAACAAGTGATTGGGGAACTGGAAGGTAGCTTGAAAATGCTTCAGGCACAACAGAGACAATTAGAAGATGAAGAAGCTAATTTGCACAAACAACAG GATCAAATAACCCAATCTTACAAACTTGCGAAGAAGAAGCGCTGTGACCTGGAACGTCTTGTTG TACAAAGGAGATGCAAACTTGATTCCCTCAACAAAGAGGATGACCTGGAGTTAGGCACAAAAAAGCTTATTGATCAAGCTGCTAAGTTGACCGAGAAACGATTCCAAATGGCAATTAAAATTAAA AATTCACTGATTGAGGCAGTTTCTCTCAAATGGAAATGTGCTGAGAAGCACATGATGTCGTTGGAGCTTGATGGAAAG ATCAGAGAAATGGAGACTGATCTCAAGCAACATGAGAAGTCTGCTTTGGTAGCAACTACACATTTTGGCAATT GCAAAAAAGAAACTGAGCAGTGTAAAGAACAACTCCGTGATGCAAAGCGTCATGCTGAATCTGTTGCAATTATCACTGAAGATCTTGGTCAGGAATTCTTGAAG ATGCCAGGTACAATAGAGGAACTGGAAGCTGCAATCCAAGATAATATATCTGAAGCAAACTCGATTCTGTTTCTTAATCAGAATATTCTTGAAGAATATGAAAATCGTCAATGCAAG ATAGATGCCATAGCAGCTAAACTTGAGGTGGATGACAAGGAACTAAGTAGATATCTACGGGAGATAGATACTTTAAAG GAAAATTGGCTTCCCACATTGCGGAATCTTGTTGCCAAGATAAATGATACTTTTAGTCGTAACTTTCAAGAGATGGCTGTTGCTGGCGAGGTTTCACTTG ATGAGCATGACATGGATTTTGACATGTATGGAATACTTATAAAAGTGAAGTTCAG ACAATCTGGACAACTTCAAGTGCTGAGTGCCCATCACCAGTCTGGAGGG GAGCGCTCGGTTTCAACAATTCTTTATCTTGTTTCACTTCAAGATCTTACAAATTGCCCTTTCCGCGTGGTTGATGAGATAAATCAAG GAATGGATCCtataaatgaaagaaaaatgTTTCAACAACTTGTCAGAGCAGCCAGTCAACCGAATACACCTCA GTGTTTTTTGCTGACGCCGAAGTTGCTTCCTGATCTGGAATACAGTAATGCTTGTAGCATTTTGAATATCATGAATGGCCCCTGGATCGAGAAACCTGCGAAAG TGTGGAGCGGTGGTCAATGTTGGAGAGCGGTGATGGGTTTGACAGGAGAAAGCGTAAGTTGA
- the LOC135640065 gene encoding annexin-like protein RJ4 has product MATLTIPHPVPSAAEDAEHIRKAVQGWGTDEKALILVLAHRDAAQRKHIQLAYEEMYNENLIKRLESELTGHFERAVYRWIFDPIEREAVMAYVALKKAFNYQVIIEIACVNSSKELLAVKEAYHARYKHSLEEDVAAHTVGDFRKLLVALVSTYRYGGDEIDISLAKSEARILQDVIKQKKLNHEETIRILGTRSKAQLNATFNCYREDYGTPIEESLAGEAPNEFASALRMAIGCIVNPQPYFVEVLHDALSKPDTDEDTLTRLIVMHAEKDLRGIKEMFQSRNNVPLEQAVRQKTSGDYKTFLLALIGN; this is encoded by the exons ATGGCGACTCTTACGATCCCCCATCCAGTTCCTTCTGCGGCTGAAGACGCCGAGCACATCCGGAAGGCCGTCCAAG GATGGGGAACTGATGAGAAGGCACTGATTTTGGTTTTGGCACATAGAGATGCGGCTCAAAGAAAGCACATACAATTGGCTTATGAAGAAATGTACAATGAGAATCTGATCAAACGACTCGAATCTGAACTCACCGGACACTTTGAG AGGGCTGTCTACCGCTGGATATTTGACCCAATCGAGCGTGAGGCTGTGATGGCTTACGTGGCTTTGAAGAAGGCTTTCAACTACCAAGTGATCATAGAAATTGCTTGTGTGAACTCTTCAAAAGAGCTTTTAGCTGTGAAGGAGGCTTACCATGCTCGATACAAACACTCGTTGGAGGAAGATGTTGCTGCTCACACTGTTGGAGATTTCCGCAAG CTTTTGGTTGCACTAGTGAGCACATACCGATACGGGGGAGATGAGATCGATATAAGCTTAGCTAAATCGGAGGCCAGGATTCTTCAAGATGTCATAAAGCAGAAGAAATTAAACCATGAAGAGACCATCAGAATCTTGGGTACTAGAAGCAAGGCACAACTCAATGCTACTTTTAATTGCTACCGAGAGGATTACGGCACGCCCATCGAAGAG TCTTTGGCCGGTGAAGCTCCAAATGAATTCGCATCGGCACTACGGATGGCAATCGGATGCATCGTCAATCCGCAGCCGTACTTTGTGGAG GTACTGCACGATGCTCTCAGCAAACCGGACACCGACGAAGACACACTCACTCGCTTGATCGTTATGCATGCTGAGAAGGACTTGAGGGGGATCAAGGAGATGTTTCAGAGCAGAAACAATGTTCCTCTTGAGCAGGCAGTGCGCCAAAAGACTTCAGGCGACTACAAGACCTTTCTCCTTGCTTTGATTGGAAACTGA